The genomic stretch ACCCTGGCGGCGTGATGCGCACCTACTATGAAGGCATCAGTGGCAGCTCGGTGAGCAATCTCACGGCGAATGCGAGGTTTCCAAATCGCCCCGACAGCGAGGAGCTTCTGGAGGACTTCGACGGTCGCGCTCATGGCGACAGTTTCGGCAGCACGCTGCGCGGCTACGTGATTCCGCCGGTGAGCGGCAGCTACCGCTTCTGGATTGCCGCCGATGACGCGAGCCAGCTCCGGCTCAGCACGAATGCAAACCCGGCGAACGCCAGCACCATCGCCTACGTTTCCTTGTCCACCGATCCGTATTCATGGCCGGACAGTGGCACCCAGTGGTCTTCGCCTGTGACCCTCATCGCCGGTCAGGCCTACTACCTCGAGGCCCGTCATAAGGATGGCGCGGGAGAAGACCATGTCTCGGTAGCGTGGTCGGGCCCCGGGATTCCGAAGCAACTTCTTCGCGGGCTCTATGTGGCGCCCCATGAGCAGAATTATGAGCCGGAGATTTCCTCCGCCTCGTTCCCGCTCCATCAGGACGCGTTCGCAGGGCAGGAGATCGGCACGGTCTCGGTGACCGATGTCAATGAAGAGGACAGCCATGGCGGCTTCACTATCGTGGCGGGAAATGAAGCCGGGATCTTTGCCATTGATCCTGTGACCGGCACACTCCGGGTGGCCGTGGCGAACCTGCTGGATGCCTGGGAGCAACCCATTCACATCCTCACGGTGGCCGTGACCGATGACGGGGAGCCCCAGCAAACGGGCACCGGCACCATCGTGATCGCGGTGCTATCGCCGGGCGAGTTTGCTTCCACGAATCTCTTCCAACAGGTGTGGACGGGCCTCGCCGGGGGCAATCTCACTTTCCTCACCGGCAATCTCAACTACCCCTACCGGCCTACCTACGTCCGCACCTTGTCCGGCTTCGACGCGGGCACGAATCTCGCCGATGCCTATGGCTCGCGCATTCGCGCCGTGGTCACCGCGCCGGTTACGGGTAGCTACACCTTCTACCTCTCGTCGGACGATGACTCGCGGCTGCTCCTGGGCAGCGGGCCGGAGGCAGCGGGTGCCACGGAGATCGCCTCGGTCACCGGCCACACCAACCCTGGCGAATGGACCAAGTTTCCCTCGCAGAGCTCGGAGTCCGTCGAGCTAATCGAAGGCCAGTCATATTACATCGAGGCGCTCCACAAGGAGAACTCCGGCGCGGATCACTTGCAGGTCGGCTGGACGGGGCCGGGCATGACTACCATCTCCATCATTCCGGCCTCGGCGCTGGAGCCCTACGATCTCAATGAGGCTCCGGTTTTCGCAGGCGTGCCGCCTTCATTCAGCGTGCCGGAAGGGACACCGGTGGGCACCGTGGTCGGAAGCATCGCGGCCACGGATCCGGAAGGGGACGTGCCGCTCTACGCCATCACCGCCAGCACCGCGCCTGGAGCGTTCGCCATCGATGCCGACTCGGGAGTCATCACGGTGGCCGATTCCGTCGCGATGGGACCGGGCGTGAAGATCGTCACGGTATCGGCCCAGGACCGTGGCATCGGCGGTGTCTATCCGCTGAAGGTAGGCGACATGGCCGTCGAGATCACCGTCATCAGCAACAACCAGCCGCCGTCCTTCGTCGCTGACTCGATCCTCATGGCGGGCACCGAGGATCTGGCCTTCTCCGGCAGTCTCACTGCCTCCGATCCCGATGTAGGGGACGCGCTGACATTCACGCTCGTCGATGGTCCGGAGTGGCTGGTGGTGGGGCCCGATGGCTCGCTCGGCGGCACCCCCGGGAATGACGATGTCGGAGTGAACGACTTCATCGTCCGCGTGGCGGATCCCGAGGGCTTGTCCGATGATGCCTCGCTGACGATCACGGTCGCCAATACCAACGACCCTCCGGCTTTCGTGGCTCCCATGCTGGCCGCTGATCCTGCCACCGAGGATCTGCCGTATCTCGCCACCTTGGCCTCTTTCGCAAGCGACCCGGATGCGGATGATTCGCTCGTCTTCTCGATGGTCACCGGCCCGGCTTGGCTCGAGGTCGCACCCGATGGCACGCTTTCCGGCACGCCCACGAACGGTGACACGGGGGAGAACGTCCTGGTGGTCCTCGTGACCGATCTGGAAGAGGCCTCCGCCGAGGCGACCGTGACGTTGTTCGTCCAGAACACCAACGATCCGCCCGTGATCGGGGAACTCTCGGTGCCACCGGCAACCCAGGATGAAGCCTACATCGCCAGCGTCGCTGCATTCGCGTCCGATCCTGATGCGGGAGATAGCCTCACCTTCTCCAAGGTGTCCGGGCCGGAGTGGCTTCTCATCGGCGCCGATGGCAGTCTCACAGGCACGCCGGCCAATGCCGACGTGGGGACACATCCCTTTGTGGTGGGCGTGGTCGATGGATCGGGAGTCGTGGCCGAGGCCTCGTCTTCCATCACGGTGGAGAACGTGAATGACGCGCCGGTCTTCACGATCGATCCCATCGTGGCACCCCATGGTACCGAGGAGATCGCCTACGCCGCATTCAGCATCTTCGGGAATGCCTTTGATCCCGACGTTGGGGAGACCCCGACGTATTCGCTCGTCGATGGGCCGCCGTGGCTGGCGGTTGCGCCGGATGGGTCGGTTTCCGGAACGCCTCCCGAGGGGAGCTCGGGCACGCATCACTGCATCGTCAGGGCCACCGATTCCGGCGGGCTGTTCGATGAGGCAGCGCTGGTCATCGACATCATTGCGGCTTTGCCTCTGCCGTGGGAGGAGCAGACGATTGGCAATGGCCTCGCCGGTAGCAGTGGGGCGGCCGGCGAATTGCTGACGGTTTCGGGCAGTGGTTCTTTGACGGGGCGGAGTGATGGCCTACACTTCGTGTGGCAGCCCTTGAGCGGCGACGGCGTCATCACCGCCCGTTTGGATTCCATGCAGGACACGGGTGCCCATGCCCTCGCCGGCGTCATGATTCGCGACACCTTGGCTTCGAATTCCCGGCATCTCTTCATGGGCATGACGGGCGATGGCGGCTACCGCTGGTTGCGCCGCACCGGAATGAATGGCAATACTTCCACCTCCACGAGTGGCAGCGGCTTGCGGCCGGAGGCGTGGCTGCGCCTCGCTCGCAGCGGCAATACGATCACCGCTTTCAAGAGTGCCGATGGGGTGGCGTGGACCACCGTCGGCAGCCTGACCGCCGCGTTGCCGGCCACCTGCTACTTCGGCCTCGCGGTCGCAAGCGGCAGCACGGGGGTTGAAAACACGGCGGTCTTCGGAAATGTTTCCGTTACCCCGTGATGCGCCTGCTCCCTCGCTCCGCTGCCGTCCTCGCTCTGCTCATCTCCGCTTGTGAGAAGAAGAGCGAGTCGTCGGGTACCGGAAATGGTGCTGCGCCTGCGGCGGCTTCGCCCCGTCGTGAGCGAGAGGACCATCGCGAAGGGGAGGAAGCGGAAGCCAAGGTCGCGCTCCGGCAGGCGCTCGAGGACGCTGGGAAAGAGTCCGACCCCGCGGCCCGGGAGAAAGCCGTCGCCGCGGTCGCTTGGGATGCCATCGATGTCGATCGCGAACTCGCGCAGCAGGCCTTCGCCGCGCTCGCTCCCGGTGGGGAAGAGGCTCGCCGGTTGATCGCCCACTTTGCGATGCGCTTGGCCGACACCGACCCGGAGGCCGCGCTCGAATGGGCCCGCGGCCTGGAACAACCGGCGGAGCGTGACGATGCCCTCGGTCGCGTGGCTGCCGTGATCTCCGCCACCGACCCCCAGCGGGCTGCTGCCCTCGCGCTTGAAGAAGTCCCGGAAGGACCGCTGCGGGATCGCACCGTCGTTCAAGTCGTGCAGCGCTGGTCCCAGTCCGCACCCGCCGATGCTGGCAAGTGGGTCGCCGCCCTTCCTGCCGGCAGGGCCCGCAGCGCCGCTCTTGAGCATCTGGCCGGCACATGGTCCGCGGCGGATGCACCCGCCTTCGCCGCGTGGGCGTCCAAGCAAGAGCCCGTGCTTCCCGAGGTGACCACCGCGATTGCCAGCTCCCTGCGCACCATCCGCGATGACGCCGAGCGGACCAAACGCCTCGCCGCCTTCACCGATCCCGATTTCCGCGGGCGGATCGAAGCGGAACTCAGCAGGGCCGCCCTGCAATTGCCCCACGTCGTGCCCGCGAATCGGCCGGAAAACGTGCCGCCCGCGAAGTAGCACGATTCATGGGGAGGAGAGGGAAGGCGAGGGTTGGAGGGAGATCCGAACCGGATAAGTTCCGACGAGGAAAAGAGCCGTCGGTTCAATTGCATTCGTATTCCCGGCCCATGGTGTTTTTGGGCTTCTCGCCGATGTCGGGGGGCTTACGTTCTGCGGAGAAACTCCTGCTAGATGGCCGAAGACCACAAAAAGACCCTGCAATCCCAGCTCTGGAACATCGCCAATACCCTGCGGGGGAAAATGGGAGCCGACGAGTTCCGCGACTACATCCTCGGCTTCATCTTCTACAAGTACCTCTCGGAGCGGATGCACCTCTTCGCCGACGAGATCCTGAAGCAAGACGAGATCCGGTTCGACGCCATCGACGAGGGCAGCGCGGCCGGGCAGAAGATGCTCGCGGAAATCCAGGAGGAATCCGTCGATCGGCTCGGCTACTTCCTCAAGCCCTCGGAGCTCTTTCACAAGGTCGCGGAGAAGGGGGCGCAGAAGGCGAACAACTTCATCCTCGAGGACCTCACCGCCATCCTCAAGCACATCGAGGCCAGCACCATGGGCCACGACAGCGAGGACGACTTCGAGGGCCTGTTCGAGGACCTCGACCTCGGCTCCTCGAAGCTCGGCAAGACCGAGAATCAGAAGAACGAACTCGTCGCCAAGGTGCTCGCCCATCTCGACAAGATCGACTTCCGCCTCGCCGATACCGAGGCCGACGTGCTGGGCGATGCCTACGAATACCTCATCGGCCAGTTTGCCAGCGGCGCGGGGAAGAAGGCCGGCGAGTTCTACACCCCGCAGGAGGTCAGCACCATCCTCGCGAAGATTGTCACCACCGGGAAAAAAAGCCTCAGGAGTGCCTATGACCCCACCTGCGGTTCCGGGTCGCTGCTGCTGCGGGTGGCGAAGGAGGTCGAGGACGTGGGCCATTTCTACGGGCAGGAGATGAACCCGACGACCTACAACCTCGCCCGCATGAACATGATCCTGCATGGTGTGCACTATCAGCGCTTCGACCTGAAGAACGAGGATACGTTGGAGCACCCCGCACCGGAGCACGCCGGGCTCCGCTTCGAGGCCATCGTTGCGAATCCGCCTTTCTCCGCGAACTGGTCCGCCAGCGCCATCCATGAGAACGACGACCGCTTTTCGCCCTACGGCCGCCTCGCGCCGAAGACGAAGGCCGACTTCGCCTTCGTCCAGCATATGGTCCACCACCTCGACAGCGGCGCCACCATGGCTTGCGTCCTCCCGCACGGCGTGCTTTTCCGCGGCGCGGCGGAGGGCCACATCCGCAAGTACCTCATCGAGGATTGCAACTACCTCGACGCCGTCATCGGCCTCCCGGCCAACATCTTCTACGGCACAAGCATCCCCACCTGCATCCTCGTGCTGAAAAAACAACGCGAGCACCCCAACGACATCCTCTTTATCGACGCCAGCCAGCACTTCGAGAAAGTCGGCAATCAAAACCAGCTCCGCCCCGAGGACATCGAGCGCATCGTCAGCACCTACCGGAAGCGCGAGAGTATCGAGAAATTCAGCAAGGTCTCCGAGAGCAGCGAGGTGGAAGCCAACGACTACAACCTGAACATCCCACGATACGTCGATACCTTCGACGCCGAGGACGCGGTGGATTTGGACGAAGTCGCGGAGAAGCTTGCTGCTTTGGAAAAAGACATGGGTGATGCCAATAAGGTGGTCGCAGTGCTTTGTGCGGAGTTGGGGATTAAAGCGCCGTTCTGATGAATTGCCCCAACTTACGATTCAAAGACTTCGACAGCGATTGGAAATTCGTCCGCTTCGGCGACGAGTTGATCGAGTCGAAGCTTGGGGGGAACTACGCAAATTCCGAGAAGGCTACGGATCATCCATTGATCAAGATGGGCAACCTCGGCAGAGGCGAAATGAACCTCCGCAAGATCGAATACATTGAAGAGGGAGAGCCAATCAATCCGGACGATCAGATAAAAGACGGTGATCTGTTTTTCAATACGCGGAACACCTTAGATTTGGTCGGAAAGGTTGCGATCTGGAGGTCCGAATTGCCAAGAGCATACTACAATTCGAACCTCATGCGGATCACGTTCGCCTGTAACCATTTCATGAATTACCGGCTGAACTCGTATGAAGGGGTGAAAGCCTTGCGACGTCTTGCCACCGGCACCACGAGCGTGGCTGCCATCTATACGCGGGATCTTCTCCAAATGAGGATCGCGATTCCCACTCTCCCCGAGCAGCAGAAAATCGCGAATTTCCTGACAGCGGTGGATGGGCTGATTGCGCAACTGAGCCAAAAGAAAGCCCTGCTGGAGGCCTTCAAGAAAGGCGTGATGCAACAGCTCTTCAACCAAGTCCTCCGCTTCCAAGACGACCAAGGCAACGACTTTCCCGATTGGGAGGAAAGGACGCTGGGAGACTTCTGCTCCTGCTTTTCGGGCGGAACACCTTCTAGCGGCAAACGGGACTACTATGGCGGGTCGATTCCGTTCATTAGGTCGGCAGAAATTGGGGCGGACAGCACCGCCCTGTTCTTGACGGAGAAAGGGCTAAAGGAATCTGCAGCAAAGATGGTGGAAGTCGGCGATCTCCTTGTCGCGCTTTACGGTGCCAACAGCGGAGAGGTAGGGATTTCGAAGGTCAAGGGCGCGATTAATCAAGCAATCCTTTGTGTCAGGACGAAGCAATCGGTTCTTTTCTTATACTTCTGGTTAGAGTATTCAAAGCAGACAATCGTTAGCACCTATCTCCAAGGAGGTCAGGGTAATCTCTCGGGGAGGATCGTGCAATCGCTCGATGTCGCGCTGCCCTCCCTTCCCGAGCAAATTAAGATCGCCAACTTCCTCATCGCCCTCGACCGGAAGATCGAAGCCGTGGCGATGCAGACAGCCCACATGAAGACGTGGAAGAAAGGATTGCTCCAGCAGATGTTCGTCTAGCGCTACCTATCGAGCCATGACGCTGACTCAAGAACTTCTGAATCGCCTTCCAACGAGGTTTAATGACTTCGACTATTATCAGGTCATTGTGGGAAAGATTACAGAAAATCAGACGGCCAATCCGGACATTGCAATCGAAAGTTGCAAGTCGTTGGTGGAGGGGATTTCCAAATCGATTCTAAAGCACACCGACAAGACCTACAGAGATAATCAGAGGCCCACCGAAGAGCTTGCTCCTCTTTTCAAAAAGGCTGTGAACGCGCTGGCGGGCAGAGGGGCGAATATCGAGGAGAAATTCACTAAGGCTGTTGGGAATTTCGTTCACCAACTTGGTTCCGTCAGGAACGAACGAGGAGATATCTCCCACGGGAAATCAGCGCCCAAACTGATCAAAAGCACCCCACATTTTGCAAGCCTCGTCGTCCAGGCGACTGATGGGCTCTCGTCATTTCTGTTGCATGAGTTGTTTGCGTTGGATCTCAGCGACGTCATACCCCTTGAGTATGCCGACAATCCTGATTTCAACGATTCCTTGGACGATCTATACCCGATTCAGGGCAGACTGAGTTACAGCCGAGCTTTGTTCGATCAGGATTTCGTGGCCTACGAAGAGCAGCTTGAAGATTTCAAAGCCGAGCAGGAAGAGCTGCGAGAAGAGGAAATGCGTGCAGACGCATACATGGATTACGTCATCGATATGAAAGCCGAGCCTTCGCCCGACGAGGATGCTCCCGACCCAGAGGAATAACCAACTCATGTCAGTTCCCTTTACCCTAGCCGAACAGGTGCTGGAGGACGCGCTGGTCGCCCAGCTCGGCGGCATGGGCTACGCCAATGCCCCGGTGACGGACGAGGCCTCGATGCTGGCGAATTTGAAGGCGCAACTGGAGGCCTTCAACGGGATGACGCTCACGGCGGGCGAGTTCGTGCAGGTGATGCACCACCTCACGAAAAGCGCGGGCGTGTTCGAAAAGGCGAAGATCCTGCGCGACCGGATAAAGCTGAATCGCGAGGACGGCACGACGGCGTATCTGGAATTTTTCGACAGCGCAGATCCGCAACGCAACCGCTGGCAGGTCACCCAGCAGGTGACGGTGGAGGGCCGATACCAGAACCGCTACGATGTGACGCTGATCGCGAACGGCCTGCCGCTGGTGCAGATCGAGCTGAAGCGGCGCGGGCTGGAGATGAAGGAGGCCTTCAACCAGATCCAGCGCTACCATAAGCACAGCTACTGGAGCGGCGCGGGGCTCTACCACTTCGTGCAGATTTTCGTGATCTCCAATGGGGTGAACACGAAGTTCTACGCCAACGCGCGGCGGCAGTCCTTCAAGCAGACCTTCTACTGGGCAGCGGAGGACAACAAGACGATCCGCGAGCTGACGCCCTTTGCCACAGCCTTCCTCGACCGCGGGCACCTCGGCGCGATGGTCGGGAAATACATCGTGCTGAACGAGACGGACAAGATCCTGATGGTGCTGCGTCCGTACCAATACTACGCGGTGGAGCGGATCGTGGAGCGGGTGAAGACTCCGCCCGCCACGAAGGCGAACGGCTACATCTGGCACACCACGGGCAGCGGCAAGACGCTGACTTCCTTCAAGGCGGCGCAGATCCTCACCGGACTTCCGGAGATTCACAAGGTCGTCTTCGTGGTGGACCGGAAGGACCTCGACTACCAGACCATCAAGGAATTCAACGGCTTCAGCAAGGGTAGCGTGGACAGCACGAACAACACGCAGAAGCTGGTCGCGCAGTTCACCGACGACACGAAGCTGATCGTGACCACGCTGCAGAAGCTGAACACGGCGATCAGCAAGGCGCAGTTCCTCGCGCAGATGGCGGGGCTCCAGGGTGAGCGGATCATCTTCATCTTCGACGAGTGCCACCGCAGCCAATTCGGCGAGACGCACCAGCGGATCACGGCGTTTTTCCGGAATCACCAGATGTTCGGCTTCACCGGAACGCCCATCTTCGCCGACAACGCGGCGACCAAGGACGGGAAGAAGCACACGACGAAGGATCTCTTCCACGATAAGCTGCACAGCTACGTGATCACCGACGCGATCAAGGACGAGAACGTGCTGAAATTCGCCGTCGAGTACGTGGGCCGCTACAAGAAGAAGCCTGGCAGCGCGACGGAGGTGGACATCGAGGTGGAGGGGATCGACACCAAGGAGCTGATGGAGTCGCAGCAGCGGCTGGAGAAGATCGCCGATTACATCATCGAGCAGCATCCGGTGAAGACGCGGAACAAGGAATTCACGGCGATGATGTGTGTGAGTTCGGTGGAGGTGCTGATCAAGTATTACGAGCTCTTCGCGAAGCGGAAGGCCGAGGGGAAACACAAGCTGCGCATCGCGACCATCTTCAGCTACACCAGCAACGAGGAGGACAAGGACGCCGACGGCATCCTCGACGAAGGCGGGGAGATCATCGGCGGCGAGGGCGGCGATCCGCATACGCGGGACAAGCTGGAAGGCTTCATCGGTGACTATAACGGGATGTTCGCCACGAACTTCTCCACGCGGGACACGCAGAGCTTCTACAACTACTACCAGGACATCGCCAAGAAGGTGAAGGAGCGGAAGGTGGACATCCTGCTGGTGGTGAACATGTTCCTGACTGGCTTCGACAGCAAGACGCTGAACACGCTCTACGTGGACAAGAACCTACGTTTCCACGGGCTGGTGCAGGCCTACTCTCGCACGAACCGCATCCTCAACGAGGTGAAGTCGCAGGGGAACATCGTGGTCTTCCGCAATCTCAAGAAGCGGACGGACGAGGCGATCGCGCTCTTCTCCAACGTGAAGGCGAAGGAGGAGATCTTCATCCCGCCGTACGAGGACTACGTGAAGCAATTCAACGCGGTGGTGGTGGACCTGCTGACGCTGGTGCCGACGGTGAAGAGCGTGAAGGACCTGTCGGACGAGGAGGCGGAGCTGAAATTCGTGAAGATCTTGCGCGAGCTGATGCGGCTGCGGAACATCCTGGAGTCCTTCGCGGAATTCGAGGACGACGACCTGGCCCTACCCGCCCAGCGTTTCGCCGACTACCGGAGCGCCTATCTGGATCTCTACGACAAGGTCAAGACGGACCACACGAAGGAGAAGGCATCGATCCTCGACGATGTGGACTTCGAGCTGGAGCTGCTCCACCGCGACGTGATCAACGTCCAATACATCCTGACCCTGCTCGCCCGCCTCTACGATGCGGATGAGAAGGAAGCACCGGCGATGCGGAAGCTGATCCTGGACACGGTGGCCGGTGATCTGGAACTGCGGAGCAAGCGGGAGCTCATCGAGAAATTCATCGAGAGCAGCCTTCCGCAGGTAGGAAGCGCCGCGGAGATCCCGGAGTGCTTTGAGGACTT from Luteolibacter arcticus encodes the following:
- a CDS encoding restriction endonuclease subunit S; the encoded protein is MNCPNLRFKDFDSDWKFVRFGDELIESKLGGNYANSEKATDHPLIKMGNLGRGEMNLRKIEYIEEGEPINPDDQIKDGDLFFNTRNTLDLVGKVAIWRSELPRAYYNSNLMRITFACNHFMNYRLNSYEGVKALRRLATGTTSVAAIYTRDLLQMRIAIPTLPEQQKIANFLTAVDGLIAQLSQKKALLEAFKKGVMQQLFNQVLRFQDDQGNDFPDWEERTLGDFCSCFSGGTPSSGKRDYYGGSIPFIRSAEIGADSTALFLTEKGLKESAAKMVEVGDLLVALYGANSGEVGISKVKGAINQAILCVRTKQSVLFLYFWLEYSKQTIVSTYLQGGQGNLSGRIVQSLDVALPSLPEQIKIANFLIALDRKIEAVAMQTAHMKTWKKGLLQQMFV
- a CDS encoding type I restriction endonuclease subunit R; this encodes MSVPFTLAEQVLEDALVAQLGGMGYANAPVTDEASMLANLKAQLEAFNGMTLTAGEFVQVMHHLTKSAGVFEKAKILRDRIKLNREDGTTAYLEFFDSADPQRNRWQVTQQVTVEGRYQNRYDVTLIANGLPLVQIELKRRGLEMKEAFNQIQRYHKHSYWSGAGLYHFVQIFVISNGVNTKFYANARRQSFKQTFYWAAEDNKTIRELTPFATAFLDRGHLGAMVGKYIVLNETDKILMVLRPYQYYAVERIVERVKTPPATKANGYIWHTTGSGKTLTSFKAAQILTGLPEIHKVVFVVDRKDLDYQTIKEFNGFSKGSVDSTNNTQKLVAQFTDDTKLIVTTLQKLNTAISKAQFLAQMAGLQGERIIFIFDECHRSQFGETHQRITAFFRNHQMFGFTGTPIFADNAATKDGKKHTTKDLFHDKLHSYVITDAIKDENVLKFAVEYVGRYKKKPGSATEVDIEVEGIDTKELMESQQRLEKIADYIIEQHPVKTRNKEFTAMMCVSSVEVLIKYYELFAKRKAEGKHKLRIATIFSYTSNEEDKDADGILDEGGEIIGGEGGDPHTRDKLEGFIGDYNGMFATNFSTRDTQSFYNYYQDIAKKVKERKVDILLVVNMFLTGFDSKTLNTLYVDKNLRFHGLVQAYSRTNRILNEVKSQGNIVVFRNLKKRTDEAIALFSNVKAKEEIFIPPYEDYVKQFNAVVVDLLTLVPTVKSVKDLSDEEAELKFVKILRELMRLRNILESFAEFEDDDLALPAQRFADYRSAYLDLYDKVKTDHTKEKASILDDVDFELELLHRDVINVQYILTLLARLYDADEKEAPAMRKLILDTVAGDLELRSKRELIEKFIESSLPQVGSAAEIPECFEDFWEKERVEAFDQLCKEEQLDADKLKQVIDRYVYTGKQPLPDPDIVDLIARPLKLAERGPTKKRVLEKVIDFVTTFIKGFAA
- a CDS encoding abortive infection family protein yields the protein MTLTQELLNRLPTRFNDFDYYQVIVGKITENQTANPDIAIESCKSLVEGISKSILKHTDKTYRDNQRPTEELAPLFKKAVNALAGRGANIEEKFTKAVGNFVHQLGSVRNERGDISHGKSAPKLIKSTPHFASLVVQATDGLSSFLLHELFALDLSDVIPLEYADNPDFNDSLDDLYPIQGRLSYSRALFDQDFVAYEEQLEDFKAEQEELREEEMRADAYMDYVIDMKAEPSPDEDAPDPEE
- a CDS encoding type I restriction-modification system subunit M, with translation MAEDHKKTLQSQLWNIANTLRGKMGADEFRDYILGFIFYKYLSERMHLFADEILKQDEIRFDAIDEGSAAGQKMLAEIQEESVDRLGYFLKPSELFHKVAEKGAQKANNFILEDLTAILKHIEASTMGHDSEDDFEGLFEDLDLGSSKLGKTENQKNELVAKVLAHLDKIDFRLADTEADVLGDAYEYLIGQFASGAGKKAGEFYTPQEVSTILAKIVTTGKKSLRSAYDPTCGSGSLLLRVAKEVEDVGHFYGQEMNPTTYNLARMNMILHGVHYQRFDLKNEDTLEHPAPEHAGLRFEAIVANPPFSANWSASAIHENDDRFSPYGRLAPKTKADFAFVQHMVHHLDSGATMACVLPHGVLFRGAAEGHIRKYLIEDCNYLDAVIGLPANIFYGTSIPTCILVLKKQREHPNDILFIDASQHFEKVGNQNQLRPEDIERIVSTYRKRESIEKFSKVSESSEVEANDYNLNIPRYVDTFDAEDAVDLDEVAEKLAALEKDMGDANKVVAVLCAELGIKAPF
- a CDS encoding cadherin domain-containing protein — its product is MSTIAAVPVRAAGRKAAPPILPHGREARSARLPADVLDRAVDGERFRLDLPDSDEAVGDIALIRRDTNGVYLIQGTLSAPRAGRYFFQRASFEGVAGELVGHILFDGSPVGWKVEPLGAGGAPLLVETHEDRIVCVNYAAAPAAAPEEAPQTHPTNIPIPPYQTITPLQSMPGATGVIYLDFDGEAGPFAGWGNFDAAASTANNSQIFEVWKRVVEDFEGFNLNITTDRGVFDAAPQGRRQHVVVSPTNIAAPTAGGVAYIGSYNWPGDTVCWAFYSSGKTSAEVISHEVGHALSLSHDGRTTPNEGYYAGHGDGMVGWAPIMGVGYYENLTQWSQGEYHNANNFEDDLTTIVSNNDVDYRADDAGETLATARHLEIAANDSVSGEGIIGSTGDMDAFRFVTTGGGVTLGLTPASSGANLDIHAELVEAITGTIVATSNPDTALTASISETLAAGEYVLKIRGTGRGDPELDGYTDYGSLGTYLISGNVAGGVKPERFAIAENAAEGIPVGTVLPREDHGLSPLMWSISSGGNHDGAFTVNPLTGEIFLVSVPDFEALSSRWDDPADLELFITITDTLNAALTETIRVVVTVTDLNEPPVMPDASLTMLEHTRLGTKLSILAAYDPDHFQFPSFSIVGGNDDGWFEIDPGTGELRVAGDIELSADVTVPLTVQVTDQGAPALSSTATVMVTVIDIAEGYNPGGVMRTYYEGISGSSVSNLTANARFPNRPDSEELLEDFDGRAHGDSFGSTLRGYVIPPVSGSYRFWIAADDASQLRLSTNANPANASTIAYVSLSTDPYSWPDSGTQWSSPVTLIAGQAYYLEARHKDGAGEDHVSVAWSGPGIPKQLLRGLYVAPHEQNYEPEISSASFPLHQDAFAGQEIGTVSVTDVNEEDSHGGFTIVAGNEAGIFAIDPVTGTLRVAVANLLDAWEQPIHILTVAVTDDGEPQQTGTGTIVIAVLSPGEFASTNLFQQVWTGLAGGNLTFLTGNLNYPYRPTYVRTLSGFDAGTNLADAYGSRIRAVVTAPVTGSYTFYLSSDDDSRLLLGSGPEAAGATEIASVTGHTNPGEWTKFPSQSSESVELIEGQSYYIEALHKENSGADHLQVGWTGPGMTTISIIPASALEPYDLNEAPVFAGVPPSFSVPEGTPVGTVVGSIAATDPEGDVPLYAITASTAPGAFAIDADSGVITVADSVAMGPGVKIVTVSAQDRGIGGVYPLKVGDMAVEITVISNNQPPSFVADSILMAGTEDLAFSGSLTASDPDVGDALTFTLVDGPEWLVVGPDGSLGGTPGNDDVGVNDFIVRVADPEGLSDDASLTITVANTNDPPAFVAPMLAADPATEDLPYLATLASFASDPDADDSLVFSMVTGPAWLEVAPDGTLSGTPTNGDTGENVLVVLVTDLEEASAEATVTLFVQNTNDPPVIGELSVPPATQDEAYIASVAAFASDPDAGDSLTFSKVSGPEWLLIGADGSLTGTPANADVGTHPFVVGVVDGSGVVAEASSSITVENVNDAPVFTIDPIVAPHGTEEIAYAAFSIFGNAFDPDVGETPTYSLVDGPPWLAVAPDGSVSGTPPEGSSGTHHCIVRATDSGGLFDEAALVIDIIAALPLPWEEQTIGNGLAGSSGAAGELLTVSGSGSLTGRSDGLHFVWQPLSGDGVITARLDSMQDTGAHALAGVMIRDTLASNSRHLFMGMTGDGGYRWLRRTGMNGNTSTSTSGSGLRPEAWLRLARSGNTITAFKSADGVAWTTVGSLTAALPATCYFGLAVASGSTGVENTAVFGNVSVTP